The following coding sequences lie in one Streptomyces venezuelae genomic window:
- a CDS encoding ABC transporter ATP-binding protein, which produces MTSIDVKDLTKEYGTARAVDALTFSVRPGRVTGFLGPNGAGKSTTMRLVLGLDRPTSGTATVGGRRYTELAEPLRHVGALLDANAAHGSRTARNHLLALAVSNRLPARRVDEVLDETGLGSVAGKRIKTFSLGMRQRLGIAAALLGDPEVVMLDEPSNGLDPEGIIWIRELLRRLAAEGRTVLVSSHLMNETATFADHLVVLGRGRLLADDPMTEFIASHGQARVRVRTTDPDLLRELLSGRGYVLGDSVEGRWTVEGVKAEEVGAIAATAGVQVLELADEHTSLEQAYLALTADQAQFRAGTTTAPAPRQEA; this is translated from the coding sequence ATGACCAGCATCGACGTCAAAGACCTGACCAAGGAGTACGGCACGGCCCGCGCCGTGGACGCCCTCACGTTCAGCGTCCGCCCCGGCCGGGTCACCGGATTCCTCGGCCCCAACGGCGCCGGCAAGTCGACCACCATGCGCCTCGTCCTCGGCCTGGACCGCCCCACCTCGGGCACGGCCACGGTGGGCGGGCGCCGCTACACCGAACTCGCCGAACCCCTGCGCCACGTAGGGGCGCTCCTCGACGCCAACGCGGCCCACGGCTCGCGTACCGCCCGCAACCACCTCCTCGCGCTCGCCGTCAGCAACCGGCTCCCCGCCCGGCGCGTGGACGAGGTACTGGACGAAACGGGGCTCGGATCCGTCGCGGGCAAGCGGATCAAGACGTTCTCGCTGGGCATGCGGCAACGGCTCGGCATCGCGGCCGCTCTGCTCGGCGACCCCGAGGTCGTGATGCTGGACGAGCCGTCCAACGGCCTCGACCCCGAAGGCATCATCTGGATCCGCGAGTTGCTGCGCCGACTGGCCGCGGAGGGGCGCACCGTCCTCGTCTCCAGCCACCTCATGAACGAGACCGCGACCTTCGCCGACCACCTCGTCGTCCTCGGCCGGGGTCGGCTGCTCGCGGACGACCCCATGACCGAGTTCATCGCGTCGCACGGCCAGGCGCGGGTCCGCGTACGGACGACGGACCCGGACCTGCTCCGTGAACTGCTGTCCGGCCGCGGGTACGTCCTCGGGGACTCGGTCGAAGGCCGCTGGACGGTCGAAGGGGTGAAGGCCGAGGAGGTCGGGGCGATCGCCGCGACCGCCGGGGTCCAGGTCCTCGAACTCGCCGACGAGCACACCTCCCTGGAACAGGCCTACCTCGCCCTGACGGCCGACCAGGCCCAGTTCAGAGCCGGCACCACCACCGCACCCGCGCCCCGTCAGGAGGCCTGA
- a CDS encoding GntR family transcriptional regulator produces MGTTQLETVPEPKYWHLKTVLSEALDSEFSVGEILPNERDLAARFGVARATLRQALEQLELEGRLQRRRGVGTTVAPPRMGVAVGSAQGSWPGAVGDAWQLADCAPAVPPADVARMLETAADEQVHVVRRTRVSNGQPVAAELLYVPTSSVAELTGMDEPSGAARARVVLRELSRLGLEGQDRAVELGSARADDAKALDRLPGAPVLVVTTRFFAEGRTAAVSVATYRADTCRLTFGDSGGVEIHHDTERRAS; encoded by the coding sequence GTGGGGACCACGCAGCTCGAAACGGTGCCGGAGCCGAAGTACTGGCATCTGAAGACCGTGCTCAGTGAGGCGCTCGACTCCGAGTTCTCCGTGGGCGAGATCCTGCCGAACGAGCGCGACCTTGCCGCCCGTTTCGGTGTCGCCCGCGCCACCCTCCGGCAGGCTCTCGAACAGCTCGAACTCGAAGGCAGGCTCCAGCGCCGCCGCGGAGTGGGCACCACCGTCGCTCCGCCGCGGATGGGCGTGGCCGTCGGATCCGCGCAGGGTTCGTGGCCGGGCGCGGTCGGCGACGCCTGGCAGCTCGCGGACTGCGCCCCGGCGGTCCCGCCGGCGGACGTGGCCCGCATGCTCGAGACCGCCGCGGACGAGCAGGTGCACGTGGTGCGCCGCACCCGCGTCTCGAACGGCCAGCCCGTGGCCGCCGAGCTGCTGTACGTGCCCACGTCGTCGGTCGCCGAACTGACCGGCATGGACGAGCCGTCCGGCGCGGCACGCGCGCGTGTCGTCCTGCGCGAGCTGTCCCGGCTCGGCCTCGAAGGGCAGGACCGCGCCGTCGAACTCGGCTCGGCCCGCGCGGACGACGCCAAGGCCCTCGACCGCCTGCCCGGCGCACCGGTGCTCGTCGTGACGACGCGCTTCTTCGCCGAGGGGCGCACGGCCGCGGTCTCCGTGGCCACCTACCGGGCCGACACCTGCCGCCTCACGTTCGGGGACTCCGGCGGGGTCGAGATACACCACGACACGGAGCGCCGCGCTTCCTGA
- a CDS encoding ABC transporter permease: MAMENSAVLPVTHAEWIKIRSLRSSLISLLVIFAATLAITVLASATIGRAEADNPDAEPLFDAFYAFNFGQIAAISFGTTAMSSEYTSGALRVSLAAVPRRGLFYGSKMMVIGGLALLAGLVTGFATFLTSQAFLGEYAIGLNHAGAVRACVGGGVYLALMALLAAGLTAVLRSGVAVLSILIPFTLIVSFVVGDVADGAAGYLPDKAGQQVLHETTTGSLGPWAGLAVCAAWTAAVLLAGWWAVRRRDA; the protein is encoded by the coding sequence ATGGCCATGGAGAACTCCGCCGTACTGCCCGTCACGCACGCCGAGTGGATCAAGATCAGATCGCTGCGGTCGAGCCTGATCTCGCTGCTCGTCATCTTCGCCGCGACCCTCGCCATCACCGTGCTGGCCTCCGCGACCATCGGCCGGGCCGAGGCCGACAACCCGGACGCCGAACCGCTCTTCGACGCCTTCTACGCCTTCAACTTCGGCCAGATCGCGGCGATCAGCTTCGGAACGACCGCGATGTCGTCCGAGTACACCAGCGGCGCCCTGCGCGTTTCTCTCGCCGCCGTACCGCGCCGCGGGCTCTTCTACGGCTCCAAGATGATGGTCATCGGCGGCCTCGCGCTGCTCGCGGGACTCGTCACCGGCTTCGCCACCTTCCTCACCAGCCAGGCCTTCCTCGGCGAGTACGCGATCGGGCTCAACCACGCGGGCGCCGTGCGCGCCTGCGTCGGCGGCGGCGTCTACCTCGCGCTGATGGCGCTGCTCGCGGCGGGCCTGACCGCCGTCCTGCGCAGCGGAGTCGCCGTCCTCAGCATCCTCATCCCGTTCACGCTCATCGTCTCGTTCGTGGTCGGCGACGTCGCGGACGGCGCCGCCGGGTACCTGCCGGACAAGGCGGGCCAGCAGGTGCTGCACGAGACCACGACCGGGAGCCTCGGCCCGTGGGCG
- a CDS encoding alkaline phosphatase D family protein, with amino-acid sequence MSQRQPSPSPRRRSVLRGSLAVPAALAVPALAGAAPSLALSGRPKAGWGVQAGDVTAHSGLVWVRSDRPARMIVETSATESFRHPQRWRGPLLGPDTDFTGTTRLRGLPAGEQIHYRVLLADPDDPRRTGKPVTGTFRTTPKGRKQDVRFLWSGDIAGQGWGINPDRGGYRIFEEMRRRDPDFFLCSGDNIYADGPILPSVTLPDGTVWRNVTTEEKSKVAEDLKEFRGAFRYNLLDDNLRRFNAQVPSIVQWDDHEVRNNWYPGQILDDPRYTEKNVDVLAGRSLRAFSEYFPISTLPPGDEDGRVYRVLRHGPLLDVFVLDMRTYRNANSPNRQPDDTTGILGARQLAWLKRELSRSRAVWKVIASDMPLGIVVPDGRENFEAVAQGDPGAPLGRELQIAELLRHIKHQKITGTVWLTADVHYTSAQHYDPSRAAFKDFAPFWEFVSGPLAAGGFPATKLDGTFGPEQKFIKAPNRANTSPAETPQYFGEVDIDGGSGELTVRLRQEGGGVLFTKVLQPGRVGQ; translated from the coding sequence ATGTCGCAACGTCAGCCGAGCCCGTCCCCCCGTCGCCGCAGCGTGCTGCGCGGATCGCTCGCCGTACCGGCGGCGCTCGCCGTGCCCGCGCTGGCCGGGGCCGCTCCGTCGCTCGCCCTGTCGGGCCGCCCGAAGGCCGGGTGGGGCGTCCAGGCCGGAGACGTGACGGCGCATTCGGGGCTCGTCTGGGTCCGCTCCGACCGACCCGCCCGGATGATCGTGGAGACCTCCGCCACCGAGTCGTTCCGCCATCCGCAGCGGTGGCGCGGCCCGCTGCTCGGCCCGGACACGGACTTCACGGGGACGACGCGGCTGCGCGGGCTGCCCGCGGGCGAACAGATCCACTACCGGGTGCTGCTCGCCGACCCCGACGACCCGCGCCGCACGGGCAAGCCGGTGACCGGTACGTTCCGCACGACGCCGAAGGGCCGCAAGCAGGACGTCCGTTTCCTGTGGTCGGGTGACATCGCGGGCCAGGGCTGGGGCATCAACCCGGACCGCGGCGGCTACCGGATCTTCGAGGAGATGCGCAGACGCGACCCGGACTTCTTCCTGTGCAGCGGCGACAACATCTACGCCGACGGCCCCATCCTGCCGAGCGTCACGCTGCCCGACGGCACGGTGTGGCGGAATGTCACGACCGAGGAGAAGTCCAAGGTCGCCGAGGACCTGAAGGAGTTCCGCGGCGCGTTCCGCTACAACCTGCTCGACGACAACCTGCGCCGGTTCAACGCCCAGGTGCCGTCGATCGTCCAGTGGGACGACCACGAGGTGCGCAACAACTGGTACCCGGGGCAGATCCTGGACGACCCCCGGTACACGGAGAAGAACGTGGACGTCCTCGCGGGCCGCTCGCTGCGCGCGTTCAGCGAGTACTTCCCCATCTCGACGCTCCCGCCGGGTGACGAGGACGGCCGGGTCTACCGCGTGCTGCGCCACGGCCCGCTCCTGGACGTGTTCGTCCTCGACATGCGCACCTACCGCAACGCCAACTCCCCCAACCGGCAGCCCGACGACACCACCGGCATCCTCGGCGCCCGGCAGCTGGCCTGGCTCAAGCGCGAGCTGTCCCGTTCGCGGGCCGTGTGGAAGGTCATCGCCTCCGACATGCCGCTGGGCATCGTCGTCCCGGACGGCAGGGAGAACTTCGAGGCCGTGGCGCAGGGCGACCCCGGCGCGCCGCTGGGCCGCGAGCTGCAGATCGCCGAGCTGCTGCGGCACATCAAGCACCAGAAGATCACCGGCACGGTGTGGCTGACCGCCGACGTGCACTACACCTCCGCGCAGCACTACGACCCGTCGCGCGCGGCGTTCAAGGACTTCGCGCCGTTCTGGGAGTTCGTGTCGGGGCCGCTGGCCGCGGGCGGCTTCCCCGCGACGAAGCTGGACGGGACGTTCGGCCCCGAGCAGAAGTTCATCAAGGCGCCGAACCGCGCCAACACGTCTCCGGCCGAGACGCCGCAGTACTTCGGCGAGGTCGACATCGACGGCGGCAGCGGCGAGTTGACGGTGCGGCTGCGCCAGGAGGGCGGCGGTGTGCTGTTCACCAAGGTGCTGCAGCCCGGCCGGGTCGGGCAGTAA
- a CDS encoding RNA polymerase sigma-70 factor: protein MATDTITDVFEEHRPTLMGVAYRMLGRVADAEDVVQEAWLRWSESDHEHVREPRAFLVRVTTRLAIDRLRHLQSRREAYVGPWLPEPYVTDLGSSVPDTAERAVLAESVSLAVLVVLESLSPLERAVFVLREAFGFPFAEIAVTLDRSEAAVRQLAGRARKHVDEGRPRYKVDPAERRDLTERFLAAATEGDLDGLMSLLAPDVRLVGDAGGKSKAPLRVLESADKVGRFLHSTAGKVAAEARELEVRFIEANGAECLLVLVNGRPDSVFRLDVADGLIQDVYIVRNPDKLVSLAP from the coding sequence GTGGCCACCGACACCATCACCGACGTCTTCGAAGAGCACCGACCCACCCTGATGGGCGTCGCCTACCGCATGCTCGGCCGCGTGGCCGACGCGGAGGACGTCGTCCAGGAGGCCTGGCTGCGCTGGTCGGAGTCCGACCACGAGCACGTGCGCGAACCCCGCGCGTTCCTGGTGCGCGTCACCACACGGCTCGCCATCGACCGCCTGCGCCACCTGCAGTCCCGGCGCGAGGCCTACGTCGGGCCGTGGCTCCCCGAGCCCTACGTCACCGACCTCGGGTCGTCCGTGCCCGACACCGCGGAGCGGGCCGTGCTCGCCGAGTCCGTCTCCCTCGCCGTCCTCGTGGTCCTGGAGTCCCTCTCGCCCCTGGAGCGGGCGGTGTTCGTGCTCCGCGAGGCGTTCGGGTTCCCGTTCGCCGAGATCGCGGTCACGCTCGACCGCAGCGAGGCCGCCGTGCGCCAGCTCGCGGGCCGGGCCCGCAAGCACGTCGACGAGGGCCGGCCCCGCTACAAGGTGGACCCCGCCGAACGCCGCGACCTGACCGAGCGCTTCCTCGCCGCCGCCACCGAGGGCGACCTCGACGGGCTGATGTCGCTCCTCGCGCCGGACGTCCGGCTCGTCGGCGACGCGGGCGGCAAGTCGAAGGCGCCGCTGCGCGTCCTGGAGTCCGCGGACAAGGTGGGCCGCTTCCTGCACAGCACCGCGGGCAAGGTGGCCGCGGAGGCGCGCGAACTGGAAGTCCGTTTCATCGAGGCGAACGGCGCGGAGTGCCTCCTCGTCCTCGTGAACGGCCGACCCGACAGCGTGTTCCGCTTGGACGTCGCCGACGGCCTCATCCAGGACGTCTACATCGTCCGCAATCCGGACAAGCTCGTGTCGCTCGCCCCCTAG
- a CDS encoding ROK family transcriptional regulator, with product MGQLSGGDPSLLRRINSAVVLHALRAADLATLTEITRVTGLSRPTVEGVVEGLIEAGLVVESAAEDGGARRQGRPARKFRFRAEAGHLLGLEIGPHRVAAVLSDLDGKVLGAASKAVSAEASADDRLERLRTAVADLLRRAGIARSSLRAVGVGSPGILDADGTVRLSTALPEWTGLQLGERLRRSFKCPVLVENDANAAAVAEHWKGAATDTDDVVFVLAGLSPGAGSLIGGRLHRGYGGAAGEIGALHLLGREVTPETLLSTTDEPLHPLDEQAVADVFAHAREGDERAKAAVERFIQRLVHDVAALVLALDPELVVVGGWAAGLDGVLEPLHRELERYCLRPPRVALSLLGEAVVSTGALRLALDHVEEQLFAVEGTVTARR from the coding sequence TTGGGGCAGCTGAGCGGCGGGGACCCCTCCCTGTTGCGGCGTATCAACTCCGCGGTGGTGCTGCACGCGCTGCGCGCCGCGGACTTGGCGACGCTCACGGAGATCACCCGCGTGACCGGGCTCTCCCGGCCCACCGTCGAGGGGGTCGTCGAAGGGCTCATCGAGGCCGGGCTCGTGGTGGAGTCGGCGGCCGAGGACGGCGGCGCGCGGCGCCAGGGCCGGCCAGCGCGGAAGTTCCGGTTCCGGGCGGAGGCGGGACATCTGCTCGGTCTGGAGATCGGCCCGCACCGGGTGGCCGCCGTGCTCTCGGACCTGGACGGCAAGGTCCTCGGGGCGGCGTCGAAGGCCGTCTCCGCGGAGGCGTCCGCGGACGACCGGCTCGAACGTCTGCGCACGGCGGTCGCCGATCTGCTGCGCCGCGCCGGGATCGCCCGCAGTTCGCTGCGGGCCGTCGGGGTGGGCAGCCCCGGCATCCTGGACGCGGACGGCACGGTGCGGCTGAGCACGGCGCTGCCCGAGTGGACGGGGCTTCAGCTGGGCGAGCGGCTGCGCCGGTCGTTCAAGTGCCCGGTCCTGGTGGAGAACGACGCCAACGCCGCGGCCGTCGCCGAGCACTGGAAGGGCGCCGCGACCGACACGGACGACGTGGTGTTCGTCCTCGCGGGGCTGAGCCCGGGGGCCGGTTCACTGATCGGCGGGCGCCTGCACCGGGGTTACGGCGGCGCGGCGGGCGAGATCGGCGCGCTGCACCTGCTGGGCCGTGAGGTCACGCCGGAGACGCTGCTCTCGACCACGGACGAGCCGCTGCACCCCTTGGACGAGCAGGCCGTCGCCGACGTGTTCGCGCACGCGCGCGAGGGCGACGAGCGGGCGAAAGCGGCCGTGGAGCGGTTCATCCAGCGGCTCGTGCACGACGTGGCCGCCCTGGTCCTCGCGCTCGATCCGGAGCTGGTCGTCGTGGGCGGCTGGGCGGCGGGTCTCGACGGCGTCCTTGAGCCGCTGCACCGGGAGCTGGAGCGCTACTGCCTGCGGCCGCCGCGGGTGGCTCTCTCGCTGCTGGGCGAGGCGGTCGTGTCGACCGGGGCGCTGCGGCTGGCGCTCGATCACGTCGAGGAGCAGCTGTTCGCCGTCGAGGGGACCGTCACCGCACGGCGGTGA
- a CDS encoding alpha/beta fold hydrolase has protein sequence MAAEVSFSVASHGGPHTVTISYERAGAGEPLLLLHGIGHHRQAWDPVFGILAAEHDVIAVDLPGFGRSPALPEELEYGLPAVVPALGAFCEALRIERPHVAGNSLGGLLALEMGREKLVRSVTALSPAGFWTPAERRYAFGTLLAMRRAARLLPRPAIERLSTSAAGRTALTSTIYARPWRRSPQAVVAETLALREATGFEATLLAGRDVLFQDDVTGLPVTVAWGTKDRLLLRRQGVRAKHTIPGARLVRLPGCGHVPMNDDPALVARVLLDTCRR, from the coding sequence ATGGCCGCAGAGGTCTCCTTCAGCGTCGCGTCGCACGGCGGGCCGCACACCGTGACGATCTCCTACGAACGGGCGGGCGCGGGCGAGCCGTTGCTTCTGCTGCACGGCATCGGCCACCACCGGCAGGCCTGGGACCCGGTGTTCGGGATCCTGGCCGCCGAGCACGACGTGATCGCGGTCGACCTGCCGGGCTTTGGCCGCTCCCCCGCACTGCCCGAGGAACTGGAGTACGGTCTGCCCGCGGTCGTCCCCGCGCTGGGCGCGTTCTGCGAGGCGCTGCGGATCGAGCGGCCGCACGTGGCGGGCAACTCCCTGGGCGGACTGCTGGCCCTGGAAATGGGCCGCGAGAAGCTGGTCCGCTCCGTCACCGCGCTCTCCCCCGCCGGTTTCTGGACGCCCGCCGAGCGCCGGTACGCGTTCGGCACGCTCCTCGCGATGCGGCGGGCCGCGCGTCTGCTGCCGCGTCCCGCGATCGAGCGGCTGTCGACGAGCGCGGCCGGGCGCACGGCGCTCACGAGCACGATCTACGCCCGCCCTTGGCGCCGTTCCCCTCAAGCGGTCGTCGCCGAGACGCTCGCGTTGCGCGAGGCCACCGGGTTCGAGGCGACACTCCTGGCCGGCCGTGATGTCCTCTTCCAGGATGACGTGACGGGCCTCCCTGTCACCGTCGCCTGGGGCACGAAGGACCGGCTGCTCCTGCGCCGGCAGGGCGTACGCGCGAAGCACACGATCCCCGGCGCGCGCCTCGTCCGGCTCCCCGGCTGCGGCCACGTGCCGATGAACGACGACCCCGCCCTCGTCGCCCGCGTCCTCCTCGACACCTGCCGCCGCTGA
- a CDS encoding sensor histidine kinase: protein MPGFLGPLSRAVTYTRWLHIFLGSAIAWVIASIYPGLSEPSYIDWVLVGVTPVPLLVAAALMPVIRRAEGLQARMMLFPGHHASVPGGEVEESGISVAPSASWRDRARTAVWLVFRLETGVALVHVTGQLIGMVFALVGANDQAPETDGLLLTPPDTAWIKVPLSLLLVLAQLGVLLAAGHLTAVVARRLLGPSPAERLAVMEERTEQLLERNRIARELHDSIGHALTVAVVQAGAARAASDPAFTARALEAVEETGRAALEDLERVLRVLREDEQPVSGRPTLTDADRLLQSARASGAKVDMEVTGPVERLPGPVSREGYRMLQEALTNVLRHSGPVPVRLRIAVDDARLVMNVRNALPSPTGSTGRGGSGLRGIRERATLLGGRATTGPHDGDWQVHVELPLK, encoded by the coding sequence ATGCCCGGCTTCCTCGGACCTCTCTCGCGTGCGGTCACGTACACGCGCTGGCTGCACATCTTCTTGGGGTCGGCCATCGCATGGGTGATCGCCTCGATCTATCCGGGGCTCTCCGAACCCTCGTACATCGACTGGGTGCTCGTCGGGGTCACCCCCGTGCCCTTGCTGGTGGCGGCTGCCCTGATGCCCGTGATCCGCAGGGCCGAGGGGCTGCAGGCCCGGATGATGCTGTTTCCCGGTCACCACGCGTCCGTGCCGGGCGGCGAGGTGGAGGAGTCCGGCATCTCCGTCGCCCCTTCGGCCTCCTGGCGGGACCGGGCACGGACCGCCGTATGGCTGGTGTTCCGCCTGGAGACGGGCGTCGCCCTGGTTCATGTGACGGGCCAGCTCATCGGAATGGTCTTCGCGCTGGTGGGTGCGAACGACCAGGCGCCGGAGACGGACGGCCTGCTGCTCACCCCGCCCGACACGGCCTGGATCAAGGTGCCGCTGAGCCTCCTGCTCGTCCTCGCGCAGCTCGGTGTGCTGCTCGCGGCGGGCCACCTGACGGCCGTGGTGGCCCGGCGTCTGCTCGGCCCCTCCCCCGCCGAACGCCTCGCCGTCATGGAGGAGCGCACCGAGCAGCTCCTCGAACGCAACCGCATCGCGCGCGAGCTGCACGACTCCATAGGGCACGCCCTGACCGTCGCCGTCGTCCAGGCGGGCGCCGCCAGGGCCGCATCCGACCCGGCGTTCACCGCACGGGCCCTGGAGGCGGTGGAGGAGACGGGGCGGGCCGCGCTGGAGGACCTGGAGCGGGTCCTGCGGGTGCTGCGCGAGGACGAGCAGCCCGTGAGCGGGCGGCCGACGCTCACCGACGCCGACCGGCTGCTCCAGTCGGCGCGTGCCTCGGGCGCGAAGGTCGACATGGAGGTGACGGGTCCGGTGGAACGGCTGCCAGGACCCGTCTCCCGTGAGGGCTACCGCATGCTCCAGGAGGCGCTCACCAACGTCCTGCGCCACTCCGGCCCCGTGCCCGTGCGCCTGCGTATCGCCGTGGACGACGCCCGCCTGGTGATGAACGTGCGCAACGCGCTGCCGAGCCCCACCGGTTCGACGGGGCGCGGCGGCAGCGGGCTGCGCGGCATCCGGGAACGGGCCACCCTGCTCGGCGGCCGGGCCACCACGGGACCGCACGACGGCGACTGGCAGGTGCACGTCGAACTGCCCCTGAAATGA
- a CDS encoding GNAT family N-acetyltransferase — protein MSDVTRTKHGRPVHHWRRDVVELAALFTAVAVADAVANMVGHGPDGPGLLVVSAVVLLATAGFHTWWARRHDHAPPPAPDTVARPPADAEQAGRTTTSATTATTDDAVAPGTDTGTTLWRMRTTVRDEPGSLAALCVALAERRIDILSLQAHPLAEGTVDEFLLRAPADLAGAEITRSIARAGGTGTWIERADAHDLVDAPTRILGLATRTALDAAELPLALRHLLGRCTIRSLPAARTGTRGDESARPESIPVDGVLDGTVLKLKGPDGEVITVERPYLPFTPTEFARARALVELDTRLGPRIPRSQDVLTLPEGNSITVRRADTADIEAAKAMHERCSPATLDKRYHGPVHDADRYLNHLLSPRFGRTLAVRTASGRIVGIGHLLWDGDETEVALLVEDEWQRRGIGGQLLGRLVAMAVEAGCESVYAVTQASNTGMVAAMRGLGLPLDYQIEEGTLVITARLDATPVGSRLPYDHAQRP, from the coding sequence ATGTCTGATGTGACACGGACCAAGCACGGACGCCCCGTTCATCACTGGCGGCGCGACGTGGTGGAACTGGCGGCCCTGTTCACGGCCGTGGCGGTGGCCGACGCCGTCGCGAACATGGTGGGACACGGGCCCGACGGTCCCGGCCTGCTGGTCGTGTCGGCCGTGGTGCTGCTCGCCACGGCCGGCTTCCACACCTGGTGGGCACGGCGCCACGACCACGCCCCGCCGCCGGCACCCGATACCGTCGCCCGGCCGCCCGCGGACGCGGAGCAGGCCGGGCGCACCACGACCTCCGCGACCACCGCGACCACCGACGACGCGGTCGCCCCGGGGACCGACACCGGGACCACCCTCTGGCGGATGCGCACGACCGTCCGGGACGAGCCGGGCTCCCTGGCCGCGCTGTGCGTCGCGCTCGCCGAGCGCCGCATCGACATCCTCAGCCTGCAGGCGCACCCGCTGGCCGAGGGCACCGTCGACGAGTTCCTGCTGCGCGCGCCCGCGGACCTCGCCGGCGCCGAGATCACCCGGTCGATCGCGCGGGCGGGCGGCACGGGCACCTGGATCGAGCGCGCCGACGCCCACGACCTGGTGGACGCCCCCACCCGCATCCTCGGCCTCGCCACCCGCACCGCCCTCGACGCGGCCGAGCTCCCCCTGGCCCTGCGGCACCTCCTGGGCCGCTGCACCATCCGCTCCCTGCCCGCCGCGCGCACAGGGACCCGCGGAGACGAATCCGCCCGTCCTGAGTCGATCCCGGTCGACGGCGTACTCGACGGCACGGTGCTCAAGCTGAAGGGTCCCGACGGCGAGGTCATCACCGTCGAGCGCCCCTATCTACCGTTCACTCCCACCGAGTTCGCCCGCGCGCGGGCCCTCGTCGAGCTCGACACCCGGCTCGGCCCGCGCATCCCGCGGAGCCAGGACGTCCTGACGCTCCCCGAGGGCAACTCCATCACCGTGCGGCGGGCCGACACCGCCGACATCGAGGCCGCCAAGGCCATGCACGAGCGCTGCTCGCCCGCCACGCTGGACAAGCGCTACCACGGCCCTGTGCACGACGCCGACCGCTACCTCAACCACCTCCTCAGCCCCCGCTTCGGCCGCACCCTCGCGGTGCGCACCGCGTCCGGCCGGATCGTCGGCATCGGCCATCTCCTGTGGGACGGCGACGAGACCGAGGTGGCGCTGCTCGTCGAGGACGAGTGGCAGCGCCGCGGCATCGGCGGCCAGCTGCTCGGCCGGCTGGTGGCGATGGCCGTCGAGGCGGGCTGCGAGAGCGTGTACGCGGTGACGCAGGCGTCCAACACCGGCATGGTGGCCGCGATGCGCGGGCTCGGCCTGCCGCTCGACTACCAGATCGAGGAGGGCACGCTGGTGATCACGGCCCGCCTCGACGCGACACCGGTCGGTTCGCGGCTGCCGTACGACCACGCGCAGCGCCCCTGA
- a CDS encoding response regulator transcription factor yields the protein MTVTVLLVDDEPLVRAGLRAVLEAQPDIRVVGEAADGAAVIPLVRELRPDVVAMDVRMPLLDGIEATRAVLRTVQDPPKILVVTTFENDEYVYEALRAGADGFLLKRARPAEIVHAVRLVAEGESLLFPAAVRQLAGEYGTERGNPEARDALEKAALTEREAEVLRLMARGLSNAEIAARLVVGTETVKSHVSAVLGKLGARDRTQAVIAAYESGFVSPG from the coding sequence ATGACGGTCACCGTGCTCCTCGTCGACGACGAACCCCTCGTACGCGCGGGCCTGCGTGCCGTCCTCGAGGCGCAGCCGGACATCCGCGTGGTCGGCGAGGCGGCGGACGGCGCGGCGGTCATCCCCCTCGTCCGCGAGCTGCGCCCCGACGTGGTCGCGATGGACGTCCGCATGCCGCTGCTCGACGGCATCGAGGCGACCCGCGCGGTGCTGCGCACCGTGCAGGATCCGCCGAAGATCCTCGTGGTCACGACCTTCGAGAACGACGAGTACGTGTACGAGGCGCTGCGCGCGGGCGCCGACGGGTTCCTGCTGAAGCGCGCGAGGCCCGCGGAGATCGTGCACGCGGTGCGGCTGGTCGCCGAGGGCGAGTCGCTGCTGTTCCCCGCGGCGGTCCGGCAGCTGGCGGGCGAGTACGGCACGGAGCGGGGCAATCCGGAGGCCCGGGACGCGCTGGAGAAGGCCGCGCTGACCGAGCGTGAGGCGGAGGTGCTGCGGCTGATGGCGCGCGGCCTGTCGAACGCGGAGATCGCGGCCCGCCTCGTCGTGGGCACGGAGACGGTCAAGTCGCATGTCAGCGCCGTCCTCGGGAAGCTGGGGGCGCGGGACCGGACGCAGGCGGTCATCGCCGCGTACGAATCCGGTTTTGTCTCGCCGGGGTGA